A region of Lycium barbarum isolate Lr01 chromosome 1, ASM1917538v2, whole genome shotgun sequence DNA encodes the following proteins:
- the LOC132639181 gene encoding probable (S)-N-methylcoclaurine 3'-hydroxylase isozyme 2, with the protein MIELMDYLLTPILLSLIFVITLKYLYPSKTKLPLPPGPFPWPIFGNLFQVGRKRPHATLAKLAQVHGPDLMSLKFGARLVVVASSPAAAAEVLKTHDRNLSGRFVSHPIRVKDSRLHNVSTAFLEECDENWKSVRTIYRGALFSTKALESQVSLREMKVAEMMQHLVNKQGQVIKFKFVIFVTALNVLGNLTLSMDLIDFEGKGIGAGLREYLRKFTEAGGILEIADLYPILGICSSDFQGTYKKLMVFFDNLCNVWAGNVQDRRKRDCQPSKDNVDFVDALIKNGFTDKHINALLVEVFGAGTESTTATSEWMLVELLRDPQALKKLRDEIAGVVGDKDIIKESDLPNLPYLDSCFKETLRLHPPGPLLLPHRAVQTCEVMGYRIPKDTQLLVNMWEIARDPKIWDDPSSFKPERFINSKMDNKGRNFEYIPFGSGRRICAGEPLASRFIPLAVASMIHKFDWILPNEMDPAKINMDETLDVTMFKTHSLFVIPKLRKLAKDP; encoded by the exons ATGATTGAGCTGATGGATTATTTACTCACTCCAATTCTACTTTCTCTCATCTTTGTAATCACATTGAAGTATTTATATCCATCAAAAACAAAATTACCACTTCCTCCAGGTCCATTTCCATGGCCAATTTTTGGTAACCTTTTCCAAGTTGGCCGAAAACGTCCTCATGCTACACTAGCAAAGCTAGCTCAAGTTCATGGCCCTGATTTAATGTCACTAAAATTCGGAGCACGACTCGTTGTTGTTGCTTCATCACCTGCTGCTGCTGCCGAAGTTCTTAAAACACATGACCGTAACCTTTCAGGCCGGTTCGTTTCACATCCGATACGAGTCAAGGATTCGAGACTTCACAATGTGTCAACAGCATTTTTAGAAGAGTGTGATGAAAATTGGAAAAGCGTTCGAACCATATACAGGGGAGCCCTGTTTTCGACGAAAGCCCTGGAGTCTCAGGTAAGTTTAAGggagatgaaagtcgcggaaatgatGCAACATTTGGTTAACAAACAAGGCCAAGTGATTAAATTCAAGTTCGTGATTTTTGTGACCGCTTTAAACGTATTGGGTAATTTGACTCTTTCAATGGATTTGATTGACTTTGAAGGCAAAGGAATAGGTGCAGGACTGAGGGAGTACCTACGTAAATTTACGGAGGCGGGTGGAATACTGGAAATAGCAGATTTGTACCCTATATTGGGTATTTGCAGTTCCGATTTCCAGGGAACGTATAAGAAACTCATGGTTTTTTTTGATAATCTTTGTAATGTTTGGGCAGGCAATGTTCAGGACAGAAGAAAAAGAGACTGTCAACCTTCTAAGGATAATGTGGATTTTGTAGATGCTTTGATTAAAAATGGTTTCACTGATAAACATATCAATGCATTGCTTGTG GAAGTATTTGGAGCTGGAACAGAATCTACAACTGCTACAAGTGAATGGATGCTTGTTGAACTCCTTAGAGATCCACAAGCCTTAAAAAAACTCCGAGATGAAATTGCAGGAGTAGTAGGAGATAAGGACATTATAAAGGAATCTGACTTGCCGAATTTACCATACTTGGACTCTTGTTTTAAAGAGACACTAAGGTTACATCCTCCTGGTCCGTTGTTGCTCCCTCACCGCGCTGTGCAAACCTGTGAAGTCATGGGTTATAGAATTCCGAAAGACACACAATTGTTGGTCAATATGTGGGAAATTGCAAGGGATCCTAAGATTTGGGACGATCCTTCGAGCTTCAAACCTGAAAGATTTATCAATTCAAAAATGGACAACAAAGGGCGAAATTTTGAGTATATTCCGTTCGGTTCAGGAAGGAGAATATGTGCTGGAGAACCCTTGGCTTCCAGGTTTATTCCCTTAGCTGTTGCTTCTATGATCCATAAGTTTGATTGGATTCTCCCAAATGAGATGGATCCGGCTAAGATTAACATGGATGAGACTCTGGATGTCACTATGTTTAAGACGCATTCACTTTTTGTCATTCCTAAATTGAGGAAACTAGCCAAAGATCCATAA